atattctatgaagttagaatatcattttatattcgaaaatcatttcacatcgaagatccattCCATTCATCGATtttctcttggcaatgaacctgaaagcacttaccggcgaacctgttcgagaaaccctttaccctctcatttctagagtatcctgTCACGATTAtacatttcgaatcttactcatccgctcgtttcaatcgtcaatcatcctgacataatataagaagttaacgaactacatgctcgagtaatggttttggagaatctggtgcggaggttacaaacaccagcagcagcaccagcagcataatccatatcaccatcatcaacgtcaatggtatccttatcaccctcaaaccacaaccacgtcgtaaatctcaacgtcacaaattacacctcgagtataatcaccgttctacgtatcgctctatccactttattttcgttctacatatcgttctacatcgattatcttcgatttacgtaccattctacctcgttaccttcgttcaatatggcgactaagtaatcactaatgctttagagattatgtaatctagtattaacaataaacctgatgagtttaacattttattgactcattaaatctatgattacatctgaagaaaaaaatatatgcaagtatattttcataaagattgtaattaaaaattctttcgtacaaactgttaatgatgaaaatattttaacgggtgggtagtacccgaggaatatttagaattcacattaataagttacactgtacattcttcgaatctgattcaacgatcatttactatcctacttacactaccgatatacgtatccgttcaccacagaataaccatttctattcaaatttcatatttggattttgacctatcagaatccaacaagtggcataatgaagaaaacattggacgaaaataaaaagtgttagaaacaaacgaattaattaattgaaattgtgataggaatccacgctaactgttccggctaactgttcccagctaactgattaacatttaatttatcgcaatttacattctcgcaattttaatttctgcactgtacatactgtcgggacacatgtacagcaATACGTCGgaataattctgagacaatacgttgtataatgggtcatgatatatatttatttattttacgcattttaaataacgggacacgtatgcaaggtttcgacctatcatatcgacccatctaaatatatatttcggaacaatcatagacactctatatgtgaatgttggagttggctatacagggttgaggttgattccaaaatatatatatggtttgagttgtgatcaatactgagaccggtacacgggtcacgatacgtattaattatgtatattaaattatatatgaatatattgaactgttgaactattggaccattggacaatcggactaatagactgctaactatggacaagtaaaataaattaaaatattgattataacatatgaaactaaataattcttcaagtttgccacttgattctattttaaacctcattcgtatcttggcgaCTACAATTTGTATTCACAacttttcacgattcttgaaaacgcctcgatcgagaagttgaaccagtcgcacctcgtctacggaagaaagattcctgcatatggttatgcacctgaaaactctcggaaactgagtcaacacgtagcagtgtaaattcctttagtgttgttattacccaaaataactttgcaatttctttccaaattagccacttttatcacagctccacttgaacttctcagtaaaactagttttattatcatctcgatataaatacgttgtccattcgccgtcgttactggagaacctttcacgacatcatgtaccagcagctcggcatccctttggcggaatccgcaagtcgtattttgaaaatctggcagaacttctccagctatacttatgacgtttatctctaagaatttcttacctgaatgtaaagtttctgaaaaacaccctgaactgcgaactaattcttgaaatgctaatgaagcagcaaaaactgtaaacgactttaacagtcaaaagtttgatgatgaagtacagtgtgttggtaaaacCCAGAAAAAGAggagggttggaactggaaaacggattgagcaaagtatgaaggaggatgtagataaatcacaaggactgaacctgccttcaaaggatttaaatgattcagtacctgctgaaactattagtaagaaccctactccttattctaaacctttcaagatgatattcttcatcatcattatcttatcttagatattataagatatcttcatatcttccgttatacatattctccatatttctggagatattttcacaactattcttatctgggatcatttatctctccgtaacatctgcgttacaacataaaagaaactgtgttagtttctaagttctaaaaccttcgagtttaaaataggaatattctgaagtagtgttgggaactgatgcatgaattagtataatataatgaaacttgataaacttcattatattacagtaagtcatgttaagtttctaatgaagcatgatgatttacagtaccgtcatcatgtgccatgttacacggcttttacattctatccaattccgaaatgtattaggaacatatcatcttgatagttctatcttttcctggatattctggtaatttgataaatcaaaatcgtaccattaccatttctttctgagagcattagctatgctcattcccgaatttcatacctacgaattccgaactattgatcgcttgactcaaggactggaagaagaaacgaagggacaaagtcccaaaatagaaattggggtatagatcgcagcaaaaaggagaaagtattaactatgaatgacaatgattatagaaaacagaaacaagagcatcgaagtataaggggagatatcaaactcaacaaccacccaggatttacaaaccgtgtatatcaatgccggtagcaatatagagacacgggaaaaCTAGAAACACTATCAACGCGAGAGTATGgtagaagtaaatagactcttctggtggcagatgaaaaagaaggatagcagatgtaaaaattaagagtatatcaaggattagaatgggatgaagcatactggcaaatgtcttaaagtaggaattaaggagaaagaatagaagatatgggatatggaaataaggaaacgaaggagtggatttatagcgaagtatccgacaaagaaatcgaaacagatttgccacattaaatcaaagaagattctgatcgtcaaaaaaaaaaaaaaaaaaaaaaaacaaatctcattacgtaagattttctttaaattccataaattttggaaatcaatcctaatcacatcatcggttaaaacaattccatattcactcatttcattcttttgtgataacttcactcgtgcgcttcacatgatcgaatcgttttatccatatcttccaataatgataaaactctattattaccttatattcgtcatgaaaacattcctattgttatttatgacaacctctgccaaatttcggggacgaaatttctttaacgggtgggtactgtaacgacccggaaatttccgaccaaatttaaaccttaacctttatatgtcttcgacacgataagcaaaatgtgTATTGTTaagtctagaaaagtttgaaatctatattcggatgactaaataccctttgactatgcccgatgattcacgaataattatttgtaaataaaaacgtgaatatataattgatatactaatattattatcattaccttcattattattattgttaatattaatacttgtattattaatattaaataattctaaaataaagtatatacatatatataaatatttgataagtataagtggtgatattattattaatattattaatattattattgttattattataattattattagtttctttattattaaaattaatacttaatattaatatgtatataactaatattattatgtttctgtatatatttaatatatacttatatatatagttataccaaatacagatatatatatatagataaatatatgaacacatatatgtaaatgtataaatACGGTATCgacatatataaatacagatattttacatattcaatttgcTATCATTTTCACACTGTAATTTATCCTTGTTTCTATCTGCAAGCTGTATCAAATGATTTCAACTCATTGTACAATGAGAATCAATTTCGGATCATCATTCTTTGTATTCTATCTTTTTGTTTCTTTCTCCTGATTGAATCCTGTCTCCAATTTGTTAAAACATCTGAATCAACTCAGAATACAAACAAAAGGATTTGTTACATCGAATATTCGATTATTATTGTATATAACTCAACCTTACACCAATATCTTCATCTTTCTATAtcttctccatctctctctctaatTCTTCTTCATATCAAACTTCACCATCGATCATAGCTATTATTGTTTGCCATTTCTTATTCGAACAATACATCAAACGACCATCGTCTTTCACCACCATTCGAAAACCGTTCAAGAACCATTCCCGACACTTCATCAACCATTAAACAACTCTCCATTACTTGAACCGAACCGCCATACGGATCACCATCTTTCATATCTCTTCTTCTGTTTCTTGTTTCGTGATACAACTACCATCTTTAAATCAACCTAAACCACCACATAACCATAAGTCCATCACCCAAATAGCCACCTTGATCATCATGTTTGATCACCACCATACATCACCCACATACCGTAAGGTTTGATCACCCTTCTCAAATCGAACAACCACACCGAGTACTATACGGGTCTTGCTACTTTTCGAactttaaaacccatttgttgttGATAAACCGAGACCTATAACCACCATCATCGAACAAAACCATCAACACAGCCATATAACTATCACCCTCTCTTAATAATTGTAACCGAAACAACCACCATGTATAGCTATCTAGCCGCCATCCTCCTCTTACAATTTCACAACCATCGACCATCTTTATACGCCATCAATCACCATGAATTCCATATCCGTCATATCTTCTCTCCCTTTTATTCGAAAACCATCACCAACATGGAACCTTCACTCATCACCATTACAAACCCACCAAATAATCACCACCTTTCTTTTCAATCGTATCCATCACCTCCTACATACGCCACTACCATCGACACCTACACATCACACTTTTAAATCATCCAGCACCTGCAACAATCTCATTTACGAAGAAGACGGTTGCAATACATGCTGTGATTTTCACTGATCCGTCTCTAATCTATTTAAACCACAAAACTAATAAAGTGGTATGTTAATGCTGCGTAATATAAAGTTTTTATTAATAAACATCCACTTGAATATTAAAAAGGAATGATGATGACAACGATATGATATAGTAGACGATAATGATAATCGATGAGGTATGGTTGTGACAGCTGTTTTACAGCGATGTAACTTAGAGTTTCTATTTCCAAATACGTGCAACTTGCCATTTTTTATTCGATGGCTATAATTTCGGATATAAAGCAAACTCATTTGGAAGTAAATTACAATTACTTTATCTCCACTAAATATTGTAGGGACAAACCCTAAAAGTTCGATTGTGATTGGTAAAAAGAAGCCGACATattgtatttgcatttgttggttCCTGTTTCTGGTTCCAGGTCGAGAACACCAATTAACTGTTGGGCCATGGATTCAAATTTTGGGCCGAGCTTAGGATGGTTAATGGACTAGAAACATAATTCAAGCTATTGGTATCTTGAATACATTTATGTTTTCGCCAGTAATCTATCTGTTATAATTACGATACTGAAAGTGTTACTGTAACGCATAAATTAGGATAATGATGTTTGATAATGATAGTACAATaagagatgatgatgatagatTACGAATGATGATGGTTAGATTAGATGATTATGATGATTTGGGTTTAAAGAAGAGGAAACTGTTCGGACACAACAAATAATTAACCGAACAAATTAAGACAAGAATGATCATATGGTTAGATGGTTTTGGTGTGGATGTTaaatgagaggtcgtgggttcgagtcccgtcttggacaGTTTAGCCATTTTAATACTATAaaggtataattaatattattattatttccattattattattatcattataattatttttattatgatagttgttactagtatcattattatcaaaagtattattagtaatactagtattatcattataaatattaagtattatctttaaaaattattattttaaaaattattattattaacaaacgtatttttatttaaaattgtcattttcataatcagtataagtattattatttttatcattactaatataattttagtattattataattttaacagaacaaacgatatatatacaaaatttatatttaatacatataacataacaaaatttatatttttatatataaaatgaatatatgaaacatataggttattaaaataaaaatgatataactaataggtttatatatacatatatatatataaaatgtttgattacaattatgtgtgttaatatatataaatatatgatataggttcgtgaatccgaggccaaccttatacgtgttcaatgatgttatatgtatttttactacaaaatacagtatggtgagtatatagtcccttttaaactttaaatattttgggctgagaatacatgcgctgtttttataaatgatttatgttatggacacaagtgatcaaaaatataaattctacgttgagttgtaccatggcatatctctttatacttggtagctaatatttacgtgaggagcgtaaacgcgaatcctgttgatagatctatcgggcctgacaaccccaaccgggctggacgaccagttttcaacggttgcacagtacttcgtttctgtatactacacttggtacggtgtagcgattatttaagaatatgctgcgatgatttaaatgttaagtatggttaccaagtgctcaacgactttttcatacacgaggagtgtattatgtataacatgaaatcttgtggtccatagttataacgctgctagcaacaaacctatatatctcaccaactttaggttgactttttaaagcatgttattctcaggtacgagttaagtcttccgctgtgcatttactcatgataaggacattacttggagtcaatcatcgcgatggaaccaaatgttgaagatttcgtccagggggataaggacgggtcctcacagccatcatgacgtccaacgtccaataagcttggtcccagactgatgagctttcacagttcctaactgtgctccgacagaatctcctttagagccttggtgaaaacaagtcgatgtaaacgtccaacgtttaccgatgagtacctccactagcaatggtcccgaacgacccgctctgataccaattgttggaagcttcgacgagcccaacacacccactatagaggacctaggttatactcactcactagaccaacactttgacgttggttagcctttaattttataaatccttagtgcacaataatatttaggcgacagtgtcgaccatatatcattcaggcggtataaccgaccatatatcacttaggcggcagagccgaccatataataaaaataacacaagtgcactaagaactcaaacacgaactaaggcttaaccgggaaatttaacaaagaacacttttattaatacaaagaaacaattacaatattatggactcaactcacactcttacttcttcacaacttctacttctaactcttcttcacttcttacttcttctctacttcacacttcagttactcacaccttacacaaatgaacccaccacctatatttatactactccatgaaagtttctagaaactagatatttccatgaatatataaatatctagatatttttatacatataaatatctagatatttcttacacatataaatatctagatttttctatacattttaatatctagatatttttcatatacatattaatatctatatattttacccatatacatttactaattccatattattctaaatttgcattgtattttaacagtaAGACGAGTTCCTAAGGTGAGTTCGAATATCTGGCATTTTGTTGAGTACGAGGATACTTGTTAGAATTTGCTGCAAAGGTCGAGTGTTTTGTTAAGCAGCTTGTTGGTTTCTGTTCTTAGGTTGTCTATTCTAGCCACGTTGGGTGTAAATGGTCGTGGCAATGATAGGAGTAGCATGTTTGGCAGCCCGTTTTGTTGTATCTCATAGTCAACAAGTATGTCGTAAAGTTAGGAAAAACATGCTTAGCTCTAAAAAAAGCATGTGAAAGATAAATTTCAACCCGACTCACTGTTAATCGAGAAGACCACATGGATGCACATGACGAATAATTATAAGCTTTCACTTGACGAAATATCTGCATTTCTTCAAATCTTAGAATGCGGCAGCTAGGGGTTGTGTACTTGTGTGTTTCTTCTTTTAATTAATTACTTattaatatgaaaaaaaaaaaaaaatttctaagtCGAGTTCCAACTCTTACATTACAAAACCTGTAAATGCCCCAAAAGCTGGCTCAAGAAACCTGCTGATCATGGTATGCAATGCAATAGGAACACAAACTATGAATGCACAATGTACATCTATTTTACCTATGTAACAATTGATATGTAGGGTTCGTTCAAAACTAGAAAAATAAGTTGGACATAATCTGCTGCTAATAACAATAATGCATAACAAAAATACAATGAGGAAAAAAAAAAGTAGGTGGTAATCAGAATTTTAAACTAAATTAAACAAGTAGTTAATTAGATATAGACGAGACCATAAAATTCAGATTCAACTTATAGAAGCTACATGTCCTGAATCAAAACGATATTAACgtgacactaataataataataaggatggtTTGAAATCGCTACTGGAGGCCGATTTTAACCTCGTAAATCTTGGGTTTGTTGGTGACTTCAGATTTATCAACAAGGTGAAATATAATATTAAGTAGGCCTCGTGAGATGAGAGCAGTGACCTTATAATGAAGAAAAGGAAAGGTTGGGATTTTAACTATCTGCTTAGGGATTGGATCAAAGCGAATGGCGGGACGGTCATCTTTGCCGGTCCCAGTTACCTCTGCAAGATCACCAACAACAAACACACCTAGTTCAAACCTTTTAAGATCATAAACGTCAGCAACAACACGCACCATTGTAGGCTCAACAATCACTTTCATGTCTCGACCAAGTAGGTGCCGATATTCCGCCTCAACCACGTCAACCGTTATATCTGATAGATTGCATGTATATGACAAAACACATACAATAGTAATTTCTCCAATCTAATaagctagtaataataaaaatactactcTCTCTTAAGTGTTCatttttgacttttcaaaaaaaataTTTGTCAACTTTGatcataaatatttttatttgtgttatatatactatttgatgaaaattatatgaatgaaatACATTTAAAACTCAATTGTTTCATATAATTtctatcaaatattatatagcctaaataaaaatatttaagctCAAATTTGACAAAGAAGACTTTGAAAAATCACACTTAAGATGAGACGACGAGACAGAGggagtaattaataataattaaccttGAATGGAAGGGATTATATAAGTCGGGAAGTGATCAACCAAGTCATTGAATAGGTAGACCGGATGATCAGTCTGGGGAGGATTCGGCGGTGAATCTCCTACTCTCGAAAGTTCATGCAGAACTTTAACTATGCTATCATCTGAAAGGTTACTAAGCATATCTGTTCATTTATGATTTATGTATCATCATATTAATTGTTTATCCATATTAAAGTTAATAACTGATGATAGTAATTGATAACTGATAATAAACAAATTAAAAAAAACCTTTGTATAACCGTCTGATTTCATTGACCAGAGCATTTTCTTCCGGACAAGACTTGAGTTTTTCTACAAGCTTCCAGATATTCAAAACCTGTACTGATGCATCCatcaataattatgtatattagtattaatattatttaagaaaaaataaataaaaatagagaGAAGAACAATTGTATTATACGTTGGACAGGGGTAGGGCTAAGAGGAACATAAGGAGGATCCAACTTCCTGAATAAATTAGTAAAGAAGCCGTTGGAAAATAGAGGATGTTTTGGTGGCAATTCCGATTCACTTTTGGTGTTGTCGTCTGGATTAGCAATGGTGTTATAATTAGCAAGGAAAAcgcgacgatgatgatgatgatgatgatgatgatgatgatgatgatgatgatgatgatgatgatgatgaattgttTTTAATGTTAAGCAATGTTCGAAACCTAATTGTTGCTGCGATCTTGGCAATCGCATGATTTGTTTTCCATATTTTAAAAAAGCCATCTTAATTAAGATTACGTAATATCCTCTCGATACTCTCAGATACGTATAGAAAATAGGAAAGAGGATGGCGATCCTGTTAACGATAAGGATAATGATAAGAGTTAGCATATATTTTGTATTCCTTGATAAGAGTTAGCATATATTAAGAGTTAAGCATGTATTTTGTATTCCTTCTAAATAAGGAATTGATATTTTCGTCATAGTTTTTACTGTTTCACCTAAAATATTTAAAACAAGCAGAGTGGTCAGCCGCGCATTGAGGCAACTCACCCTCTGCTGTCAACAAAATTTTCTTTAGTA
This window of the Rutidosis leptorrhynchoides isolate AG116_Rl617_1_P2 chromosome 7, CSIRO_AGI_Rlap_v1, whole genome shotgun sequence genome carries:
- the LOC139856813 gene encoding uncharacterized protein isoform X1, which encodes MAFLKYGKQIMRLPRSQQQLGFEHCLTLKTIHHHHHHHHHHHHHHHHHHHHRRVFLANYNTIANPDDNTKSESELPPKHPLFSNGFFTNLFRKLDPPYVPLSPTPVQLQVLNIWKLVEKLKSCPEENALVNEIRRLYKDMLSNLSDDSIVKVLHELSRVGDSPPNPPQTDHPVYLFNDLVDHFPTYIIPSIQDITVDVVEAEYRHLLGRDMKVIVEPTMVRVVADVYDLKRFELGVFVVGDLAEVTGTGKDDRPAIRFDPIPKQIVKIPTFPFLHYKVTALISRGLLNIIFHLVDKSEVTNKPKIYEVKIGLQ
- the LOC139856813 gene encoding uncharacterized protein isoform X3: MFLLALPLSNVLNIWKLVEKLKSCPEENALVNEIRRLYKDMLSNLSDDSIVKVLHELSRVGDSPPNPPQTDHPVYLFNDLVDHFPTYIIPSIQDITVDVVEAEYRHLLGRDMKVIVEPTMVRVVADVYDLKRFELGVFVVGDLAEVTGTGKDDRPAIRFDPIPKQIVKIPTFPFLHYKVTALISRGLLNIIFHLVDKSEVTNKPKIYEVKIGLQ
- the LOC139856813 gene encoding uncharacterized protein isoform X2, yielding MAFLKYGKQIMRLPRSQQQLGFEHCLTLKTIHHHHHHHHHHHHHHHHHHHHRRVFLANYNTIANPDDNTKSESELPPKHPLFSNGFFTNLFRKLDPPYVPLSPTPVQLQVLNIWKLVEKLKSCPEENALVNEIRRLYKDITVDVVEAEYRHLLGRDMKVIVEPTMVRVVADVYDLKRFELGVFVVGDLAEVTGTGKDDRPAIRFDPIPKQIVKIPTFPFLHYKVTALISRGLLNIIFHLVDKSEVTNKPKIYEVKIGLQ